Part of the Benincasa hispida cultivar B227 chromosome 11, ASM972705v1, whole genome shotgun sequence genome, TCTTGATCTTCAAAAGCTTTACCACAATAAGCTATGCTAGCTTGGCTCTGATACAACTTGTTGGAGAAATTGACATAAAAGGAAGAGAGACaatctcttttgaagaaatAAACTTTTATTAAGAACTTACAAAGATGGACACTTTTGGAGAGAATACTCTTTCACTATCTCAAGGCATACTGACTTTTTACTCAAAGTTTTTCtctttcttgcttttctttcttcccCTCTTTGCTTGCTTGGCTTACAAATGGAGCTACATCTCCTATTTATATGCATGAGATCCTTGGAGCCCAAGCAAAGGATCTCTCTAGATTATTCTTGGATTCTCAAAATCTGGGTATTTCTTGGTTTATTCCTATCTAAAGGATTTCTCTAAAATTCCTTGAACTTAAGATTGTTCTAGAATATTTCTAGATTTTTTCTTTGAGATATTTATTCATACTACAACATAGTTctagaaaaatctaatttacatatttatgtcaTATGGTAGATACTTCAAGAACCTTCTAGACTAGTTAGTATTGCTATAGATTTTAACATTTCCCTCTtacattctttcttttttacaaCATATATATCCTTCAAATTCAACATTCTTCAACCTTGTGATTTAgtatgctaatttcctttttaattcatattattaTCTCTTAAAATGAgcaaaaacatgttttaatCAACAATCCTCTAGCTCTatccttaatttcaatttagatataatccaataaattatttataattagacATAAAAGCTTTGAGGCATTTGGACCATGTTTACTTCTTTGTAAACgtaatctatcaatgataatgtGAAAAGTGGGCCTCAATTGATCATTATTATTGTTTACAATTACACATTAAAGTGAGTCCCACTATGGAAATTCATAATCAACAAATATAATCTTATTGCAGAGGGAAGGGTCATAAATCTAATTACATTTGATTATTATCTGAGAACCACactatctttttacctaactttTTTATCACTGatcatttttattatgtttCTCTATAGAAGTAAACAAAAccaatagatttttttatttttttattattatattttttttattgtggtTGTATTAGTGTATAGTAAACACAATCAAAAGGATCTTATTCCCTTTGCGAACGAGGCTACAATTGATACATGAGAAACCTCATAAagattatatcaatttttattacaaATCAGTAAACGTGAATTTAATTCAACGTGATTAGATTAAAGAGATCATATTCCACGTCATGAACCACGCATACTATTCCTTTCCTCTTCACAACTAATTTTTCATATCTAATTTAATTGTGTTACTCGTGACTAATGACAAAAACATCGATCTGACTCAAACATCGATCAATCTAAGACTAGATCATGAAAAACTTTTAGAAGTATACGAAACAAATTTGAAATCGAAAATCTTGAAAAAACTAGATCGTACCAGGATAGGAAGGGGCATCGCGAATGACATGAGGTAAGTCAAAGTTGATGCCTTTGATAGAAGGATAAGTAGAAGTGATGATTTGAAGAGTGACCCCAAGGCCGCCACCAACATCAACTAGTTGCTCGATATTTGCAAAACCATTGTAGGTTTTGACAAGTTTCTTGATACACATAGTGGTGTGATTTAGCATTCCAGTGTTGAACACTTGGTTAAATCTTGGATCCAAGCCAGGGTATTCAAAGGCATGGACTCCCCCATGAGCTCTATTGAAAGGAACTCCTCCTTCAATGACAGCATGCTTTAGCTCACTcctgtaatttttaaaaacttcaatttttcttctaacattatttttttcttccaaatttttctccatttaatttttttattctttaaaaattttcatttctctACATTTTTCTGTTTATTTTCTAGTAAATATCTCTCTCACTTTTCTCAATCTAAAATTTTAGTGGTTttatcaaacttttttttttcaaaatttctccttTACACTTATTTAgaaactatttctttttttaaaattaagtgttACATGCATCTTTCTTTTAAGTTGAATTctaaatcaaattctaaaaaaattttaaaaaaaattgttaaaaactactctttttcaaattttgggttcaaaacattgaaaaaaaaaaagtagatagtaaataaaaaaatttagaggtgtgaaacagtatttatagacttaatttttaaaaatgaaaaatagaaaagaatagttattatttttttctcactctattttgtgttattttaCTCTCTGATTTCTCTAAAATGattgtatttataaattttctcCTTAATATAACATCTCTGACTCTTTATGTTTTCTCTTCAATTCctactatttctttttctataatttttcccttttatataaaaagaggaaaatagtgttgaaaatatatataaaaaaaatatagaacaaACCAGCTATGGAGAAAAACTTTATCTTGAATCAACGATAAAGTTGGACCCAATGAGACACCATCCTCGTTACGAACATAATACTTAGAAACCGGCGTAAGGCTATAAAGTCTTTGCGTTTTCCCATCTTCATCAAACCCCACAGAGAATCCCACCACCGAGTGGCTCGCCAGAAGCCACAACATCCGGTCAATCATCAACGCCGCATCTGGGTTTTTCGTGGTTATCTCAGCCGCTATGTCTGCCGGGGAGAGCTCGGCCCCGTCCCCAGCCTTTGCCAAGATCTCAAACACGCCGAGCTCGAACACTGCTTGGAGTGTCATCGGCAGAACGGATAAGGTAACAAGCTGCGCGGCATAAGCGTAATGTTGTTGTTCTAGGACGGCGTCGTTGTCGGAGGAAGTGATGGGTGTTTCCTCTGCCTTGGAAGCCATTTCTAGCCGGAGCTGTGTGATGAAGAGGGAAGTTACGAGGCTGTGGAAACTTTTTTGGTGGATGGAGTTGGGGAATGGGGTAGCGTTGGAAAAGGCAATAGAATTGTTTTGTTGGTTGTTTCGCATCCCAACAAAAATTTTTAGCTTATTATATGGGAAGGGcaaaacagaaaaagaaaaagaacggTGGCATTATTCTATTCTCAATTTGGTTCTTGATCATTTAAAAAGTTCTAATTACGtcatttcatatatatttaccattaaattatcgttttattaccaaaattaattcaatggttattcaaattcattttctCAAGTGGCATATTCCCGTGTTGTCTTAAAAA contains:
- the LOC120090274 gene encoding caffeic acid 3-O-methyltransferase-like; amino-acid sequence: MRNNQQNNSIAFSNATPFPNSIHQKSFHSLVTSLFITQLRLEMASKAEETPITSSDNDAVLEQQHYAYAAQLVTLSVLPMTLQAVFELGVFEILAKAGDGAELSPADIAAEITTKNPDAALMIDRMLWLLASHSVVGFSVGFDEDGKTQRLYSLTPVSKYYVRNEDGVSLGPTLSLIQDKVFLHSWSELKHAVIEGGVPFNRAHGGVHAFEYPGLDPRFNQVFNTGMLNHTTMCIKKLVKTYNGFANIEQLVDVGGGLGVTLQIITSTYPSIKGINFDLPHVIRDAPSYPGVEHVGGDMFQKVPNGDVVFMKWILHDWSDDHCIKLLKNCYVAIPNDGKVIVVDSVVPTIPETTNVTKSIAQGDVLMMTQNPGGKERTRDEFKAIAIKAGFKHIIFQCFVSNLWVIEFLKN